The following nucleotide sequence is from Citrus sinensis cultivar Valencia sweet orange chromosome 6, DVS_A1.0, whole genome shotgun sequence.
TTCTTCATACTGATGGCTTCAAACTTCGTGCACTCCATTGGGATTAGAaattggttgacttggaaattttcttttttctctctcagcTACCGTAGTTGTTAATTGACTCAATTGATGTTCAACCTTTAAAATTGCTTGAGTGTTCGACTGAAAGGTTTGTTGGGTTGActgaatgaaactttgaagAGTATCCTCTAAAGAAGGTTTTCTTTGTTGAAGTGCGACAAATTGAGACATAAGTTATTCGGTAGAGGGATATACTTGGTTATGAGGGACAAATTCTTGATTGAGCATGTTAAATTGTTGCCCTCCTTGGTTTGACAAaggttgattttgtttccaagaAAAATTAGGCGATTCCTCCAATTAGGATTATATGTGGATGAATATGGACTATTGAAGGATTTTTCATACGATTGTAGGGCATGTACCTACTCAAAATAAGCCTCTGGATAGGCTAATAATAATGGACAATTCTGTGCTGTATGAGATAAGTTAGAACAAAGAGCACAAACCTCATTAGCTACACTAGGATGGTGATTCATTGATTGGTTTAGAGCTAAGGCATCTACTTTCCTAGAAAGTGTAGTTATAGTGGATTTCACATTAAAATCATCTTTAACAGCATATAATCCCTTTCTAGAAACTTGAGATGATTTTTccctttgatttgaaaaatcccACTGTtgagaattttcaaaaagtgAATTAAAGAATCTCTCACCATTCATAGATTATACCATATGATGATTCGACATGGTTAAACCGTTATAAAAGCATTGTATAAGTCTCCATTTCTCAAAACCATAGTGGGGACACTTGAGGagtaaatcattaaatctttcCCAACACTCATAAAATTGCTCACCATCTCTTTGATAAAAATCACTTATCTCTCTCCTAAGGGCATTTGTTTTAGACATAGAAAAAAACTTGGTGAGGAACTTGTTACTTAATTCATCCCACGTTATAGACCCAGCAGGAAGTGAATTCAACTAAGCTTTCGCTTTGTCTTTTAATGAGAAAGGGAACATGCGAAGCTTAATTGactcatcattaaaattttgaaaacgaCATGTAGAGCATATGTCAAGAAATTCCTTAATGTGCAAATATGGGTCCTCTCTCTCTAGCCCATGGAAAGATGGTAAAAGCTGAATGACAGAGGGCTTAAGTTCAAAGTGTGTTGTTGTAGTTTGTGGCAACACAATATAAGATGGTTGGTTGGCTGCAAGTGgtgaaaaatattctctaaGGGTTTTCTCGGCTTGCACTGGTGGAAGTATTGGCAATAGTCTATTTGGGTCATCCATCACTTCTGAATAACTAGCTCGACTACTATCAATTTTTTACTCTCCTTTGACCAAGCGATTTGTTGAATCGCGTTCCCAAACACTCATAAACTAACtagacaaagaagaaaaattaaacaacaataataaaaataaacaaaatttaaaataaaagaaatcaaacaaccaaacaatgaattcaaagaaaatattaactaatttttttgtgttttttataaaaaattaaataaataaaattaaagacaaCCTAAATTATAACTAGTAGAAGAATCAAATCAACCTAGATTAAACTGATTTTCTAGCACAATCCTCGGCAACAGtgcaaaaacttgttgtgaaaaattttaatatactcgcaaccgcacgaatctagagatagaatagtggtaacgaggtcAAACCCACAGGGATTGttgtaaattgaaaagtctaatttaaatctaaaattaatattaatcctaacctagttgagcaatttgaatttttaagagaataaaaataattaaactaagaaaataattaaagcaaatgagaaatcaataagaaaaaatttactaagGTTTCggaatccaccactattcaactagtaattatctaattattaattaatctccaaatttagagtgacaactcgaaatcaatctatgtcatctcataaatataacaattaaacccaattaaaattattcttgtGTAGGTTTCTTTTTCCGCTTAACAGTATGATATCTAAGCAtcccatgtaaacatattaaataacaaaaagtcaaAGTTTTCTTAAGCGCTCTgcgtaaacaatttaatgaaaaacacagaatcaaagataatcatatataaactttatagacccaagcatagatttaatcgaatattaatcctaacaattaataatacatgACAGAATTGGtgaaaagatttaataacatccaactaatcatgtgaaataagaACCATAAATATTAAAGCGCACATGTAgcgaattaattaaataaaaagataattatttcattgaatagggtttcatccttaaccgtagtataagaaaattagttagacatacttgaattgggagctacgaaagaaataaaatcaacccTAGAAATATTTAACTGCTGCAgccttcattttcttctctgcCGAATTGCGTCTgcactatttttttcttcctgGCGGCTGCCCTTCTTTCAAAAGCCAAAGGCTTGCTTATATAGTCTTCAAAATGGGCCTCAccttgtcaattctaaagCCGAAAGGCtttgcattttatttgttttgcttcACTCACGTGCTGGGCACTTAGAATTGCAATATGATTCCTTTTTTCCATTTATGAAACCCAAGTACGGGTCCCTTTTTAAAgctaaaatcaatttctctcATTTGTCTGCATGTGCATGATGAATTAACTTGTTGAATTCAGTTCCTTGGCTTGATTTCCACATGCATGTATGTCTAATTGcttccaaaaatcaattaatctttaatgctTCCAAAATTAAGCTCTTTTATGCCctttttatccataatctcAAAGTaattccctattcaataaaaaaaataagaaataaaaataactaataaatatataataaaagggtaaaatatgtatacaAATTATGTTCATCACAAGATAAGTAAAACTCCTAAAATCACTTCTCCCTAGATCCAAACTCCTTCTAGTAACCTCACTTCTTCCATTCTTTCTAAAGCTCCACGGAAAGTAAAAACATGCAATACACCTCGATTACGAATTTATTATGTTTAGCTAGGTTTCTTACCTTGCCCAAAATTTAGTTAAAACGacacattcttttttttttataaaaaatgagaatagGCAGCCATAATTAAGTTCATGGCTTAGTCGTTAGATTACTATTTTTGTGGGCATAATAAATTGGTCATTTGGAAGAGCGTttagaataagaataaatattttagtatttttttttactttaaattacaatacaaagcattgcattttttattttttatttaaagtttgacTAATTctgtgatttattaaatcctaataattctaataataatgatattgaGATTTATTCGTCCAATTAAATAGGATCTTAATTACTGTGTTATACTACAACCGTGAAGTGAATTTGGCTCTCCTCTTTCTGCGCAGCAATAAGAACTTAGagccataaattttttttctcaaaatcaatatataaacACATGATCCACATTGCATCAAATCACAAGCAAAAAGTTCAATCCTACATACCTCGAACTTTTGTACATtagaataaaacatttgaaaaagaaagtaaaaatggAGCTAGCTAGGCTAAAAttaatctttcttttctcttttatcattttgatcCCTTGCCTATCGGCTATCGCCGAGGCCGACGAGGTATGGAGGCGACGAGCTGAAGAAGCCATGCAGACCACTGAGCAGTACTATGATCCTGACCCTGTAGCTGTTGCCAGCAACTTGAACATGAAAGTTCAGGAGTATGTGAATAACAATACTAATACTAAAAACCCGTACCTGTCGGCATTAGCATGTTtcaaaatatagattttaaactagattattctatttaattttaatttaaaaaggtgaaaaacgttagcaataaaatataatacatcctattaatgttttaaagttAGATATATATGGATATGaaatttatagaaattttttatgggtTGCAGCTTGTCAAAGCAGACTGCTGCCAGAAGGGGCTTGTTGAATGCAGAATCAGGGCAATGTGAGGCAACAAACCCAATTGACAAATGTTGGCGTTGCAAAGAGAACTGGGCAGAAGATCGGCAGGCGCTAGCAGGTTGCGCGCTTGGTTTCGGCAGTAAAGCTACCGGAGGAAAAGGTGGAAAAATTTATGAGGTGACTGATTCTTCTGACAATAATATGGAGAACCCTAAGGTTGGTACTTTACGCCATGCAGTGATCCAAAAAGAACCTTTATGGATCATCTTTGCCAAGGACATGAACATCAAGTTGCAACAAGAATTGGTTGTCCAGGGTAACAAGACCATTGATGGGCGTGGAGCCAATGTACACATTGCCAATGGAGCTGGAATTAGGCTACAGTTTGTGCAAAATGTCATCATTCATGGGATTCATATTCATAACATTTCTCCTGCCAGTGGTGGTATGATTAGGGATTCTGTGGATCATGTGGGAAATAGAGGTCCAAGTGATGGGGACGCTGTTTCAGTATTTGGTTCGTCAAATATTTGGCTTGATCATCTTACATTATCTAAAGCCCAAGATGGGCTCATTGATGCCATTCAAGGATCTACAGCCATCACCATTTCAAACTGCCACCTCTCAAACCATGACAAGGTgactataatttaattaaatgttgaCTTTACATGACGTAGCTCAGGTCATCATCAAACgtaaattcaaacttttgatCTATTATAAGCCATGTTGTGCTATAAAATTTTGCAGGCAATTTTGCTAGGTGCAACCGATACGTTCACGGAAGATAAAAAGATGCAAGTGACTGTAGCATTCAACCGCTTTGATAAGGGATTGGTGCAAAGAATGCCATGCATCAGATTTGGTTTCGCTCATGTTGTGAACAATGATTACAATCAATGGGAAATGTATGCAATTGGTGGTCTCAAAGGCCCCACCATTCTTAGCCAGGGTAATAGGTTCTTTGCCTCAGATAACAAGAATGCCAAAGAGGTAATGTATTTTCTACAAGAGACAAGGTCCTTTATTGATTAGAGTTCACTTAATGtataaacaatatttttcaataaacgtACAAAAGACATAAAGTTCGTATCTAAAGAGAATCCAGGCTGCGCACGTAATGAattaatctttattatttatttgcatgCAGGTGACAAAGAGAATGGACTGCAGCCCTGAAGAAGGGAATGGTTGGATATGGAGATCAGAGGGAGATGTATTCTTGAATGGGGCTTACTTCAATGCATCCGGTGACCCGAAAAAGCAAATCAAATACGAACTGAATGATGTGATTAAACCAGCGCCAGGAACAGAAGTTCAGAGGATCACAAAATTTGCTGGGGCACTTGTCTGCAAGCCAGGCCAGCAATGTTAATTTACTAGATTTTTGGCATTGATAGAGAAACAGTGACCTAGCCATAGCCTAAGGCTAGCTCACTGCTATTGGTTAAAAATGATGGCCAAAATATTAGACAGAAAATTGGGACGGAAAATGAGAggaggaagaaaataaatgaatagtaATCCTCTCATTTAGTCCAATTTTTTCATGGATTTGGTTAGTTTCTATAACCATATCCAACATTaaggctttttttttgtccaaTGCAATCAATCAACGTGTTTGATGTGCTTATTCATAATGGTAACCGTGTTTCTTTATTGgatgtacaaaattaataaattttttcattatttaatagttaatcattaccattgataattaatttgtttgtttaattaattactttgtgAGTGCTACTTCTTTTCATTagggaaaattttataataccGTGATTAAAATTACAGCATGAATGTCAtgataaacataaattttgtaaattatatataaaacctAGTAAATAGAAAGGAAAAGACGTAAACTAATATAAAAGTGGTAAAttgatgttttaaaattacaaacacttgtaagaatattataaaacttgtaaatcaacattaaagtaaaacaacattaaacaaaaaatagtttatcaatttgatttaattaaagaaaagccACTcctcaattgaaaataaaaaaattgttatgaaAACAATtggaataagttttattgaatttgtcTAACCATAATTTCGGTATTCATTTtacaaatacataatttttttaatttttatcatagtttttttcttaattttctatCATAGTATTGTTCACTACATAcgttaattaagcaaaattatttttatgtggatTAAGCTAAAAAAGAAGAACGTATTCTTATGTTACTAgacatatatgatatattaataaaattggatttgattttatgttttatacaTACTTcatataatttcaatttttcattttttacttgtacTTAAAGATCATTTGGAATTACTGTCGGGGGCTTTTGGAAAGATACAAAATACCTTATCTTACAAACAACCTTGAAAACAcgaaaataatagtttttcgAAATCCTATTTTGAGAATAAGTTTTATccttcataatattttatgtacatCATCACATGTTTTACCTCAACTTAAACTATCATGTtcaatttagaaacaaaattagaaaatttataagaaaatcataattaaaaaagggtttttattttacatttgtaagtttttattttttcaataattcttatactaatctacttattttaccttttatttacaatccttatatttcatttacgCAATTAATGTTTTGGTTTACACTTATTGTTGatttacatgttttatattatatttttttatgttaatttaccattcctatgttaatttttttttaccttttattcAAAAGTTCTATGTTccattttgcaaaatttatgttttattttattcttaatattgATTACaagatttatattatatttttattttttaattatttgtttacaattAATATACTATTTTATCActcttatgttaatttacttcttttttgctttcatttacaagttttatattctaattaacaatctatattttatcttaCACTTATTATCTGTTTGCAAGTTTTATATTgcatttgtaagtttttgttttgtttaccaataatacaCCAATTTACCAccctatgttaatttacttatttaccCTCCATTTACAAATATTACGTCttctttacataatttatgttttattttacacttaacattgattataagttttatgttaaatttataattttttatttttttactaataatacgttaatttaccatttctatattaatttatttgttttacctctcatttataaaagaaaaatactagaaaagaaaaacaaataatgaaaaagaaacctactattaaaataaaacaagaatgcAAAGATGGACTTAATTAATCCTGATAAACAAGATCATCTAAAAGTAGCTCATCGACTTCTGATGTTCTTAACTCTAACAATGGTTGTAATCTCTGACCATTgactttaaataaatcaccatTTTTTGGATTTTCAATCTCAATTGCTCCATAAGGAAAGACAGTACgaactataaaaggagcagACTATCGAgaacgtaacttacctggaaaGAGATGCAATCGAGAATTATATAAAAGTATTTTATGACCTAGTGTAAAggattttcttaaaatatgcTTGTCgtgaaatattttcattcgctgcttgtaaatcttggcattctCATATGCATAATTCATGATCTCTTCAAGTCTTGCTAGTTGTAATCTTCTCTTCGTGCACTCCTTTGGGATTAGAaattggttgacttggaaattttctttttctctctcagcTATCGTAGTTGTTAATTGACTCAATTGATGTTCAACCTTTAAAATTGCTTGAGTGTTCGACTGAAAGGTTTGTTGGGTTGACTGAATGAATCTTTGAAGAGTATCCTCTAAAGAAGGTTTTCTTTGTTGAAGTGCGACAAATTAAGACATAAGTTATTCGGTAGAGGGATATACTTGGTTATGAGGGACAAATTCTTGATTGAGCATGTTAAATTGTTGCCCTCCTTAGTTTGACAAaggttgattttgtttccaagaAAAATTAGGCGATTCCTCCAATTAGGATTATATGTGGATGAATATGGACTATTGAAGGATTTTTCATACGATTGTAGGGCATGTACCTACTCAAAATAAGCCTCTGGATAGGCTAATAATAATGGACAATTCTGTGCTGTATGAGATAAGTTAGAACAAAGAGCACAAACCTCATTAGCTACACTAGGATGGTGATTCATTGATTGGTTTAGAGCTAAGGCATCTACTTTCCTAGAAAGTGTAGTTATAGTGGATTTCACATTAAAATCATCTTTAACTGCATATAATCCCTTTCTAGAAACTTGAGATGATTTTTccctttgatttgaaaaatcccACTGTtgagaattttcaaaaagtgaattaaagaaatctcATGCAGCCCCTTCATGTAAGTTCAAAAATCTCTCACCATTCATAGATTATACCATATGATGATTCGACATGGTTAAACCGTTATAAAAGCATTGTATAAGTCTCCATTTCTCAAAACCATAGTGGGGACACTTGAGGagtaaatcattaaatctttcCCAACACTCATAAAATTGTTCACCATCTCTTTGATAAAAATCACTTATCTCTCTCCTAAGGGCATTTGTTTTAGACATAGAAAAAAACTTGGTGAGGAACTTGTTACTTAATTCATCCCACGTTATAGACCTAGTAGGAAGTGAATTCAACTAAGCTTTCGCTTTGTCTTTTAATGAGAAAGGGAACATGCGAAGCTTAATTGactcatcattaaaattttgaaaacgaCATGTAGAGCATCTGTCAAGAAATTCCTTAATGTGCAAATATGGGTCCTCTCTCTCTAGCCCATGGAAAGATGGTAAAAGCTGAATGACAGAGGGCTTACGTTCAAAGTGTGTTGTTGTAGTTTGTGGCAACACAATATAAGATGGTTGGTTGGCTGCAAGTGgtgaaaaatattctctaaGGGTTTTCTCGGCTTGCACTAGTGGAAGTATTGGCAATAGTGTATTTGGGTCATCCATCACTTCTGAATAACTAGCTCGACTCCTATCAATTTTTTACTCTCCTTTGACCAAGCGATTTGTTGAATCGCGTTCCCAAACACTCATAAACTAACtagacaaagaagaaaaattaaacaacaataataaaaataaacaaaatttaaaataaaagaaatcaaacaaccaaacaatgaattcaaagaaaatattaactaatttttttgtgttttttataaaaaattaaataaataaaataaaagacaaccTAAATTATAACTAGTAGAAGAATCAAATCAACCTAGATTAAACTGATTTTCTAGCACAATCCTCGGCAACAGcgcaaaaacttgttgtgaaaaattttaatatactcgcaaccgcacgaatctagagatagaatagtggtaacgaggtcAAACCCACAGGGATTGttgtaaattgaaaagtctaatttaaatctaaaattaatattaatcctaacctagttgagcaatttgaatttttaagagaataaaaataattaaactaagaaaacaattaaagcaaatgagaaatcaataagaaaaaatttactaagGTTTCggaatccaccactattcaactagtaattatctaattattaattaatctccaaatttagagtgacaactcgaaatcaatctatgttatctcataaatataacaattaaacccaattaaaattattcttgtGTAGGTTTCTTTTTCCGCTTAACAGTATGATATCTAAGCAtcccatgtaaacatattaaataacaaaaagtcaaAGTTTTCTTAAGCGCTCTgcgtaaacaatttaatgaaagacacagaatcaaagataatcatatataaactttatagacccaagcatagatttaatcgaatattaatcctaacaattaataatacatgACAGAATTGGtgaaaagatttaataacatccaactaatcatgtgaaataagaACCATAAATATTAAAGCGCACATGTAgcgaattaattaaataaaaagataattatttcattgaatagggtttcatccttaaccgtagtataagaaaattagttagacatacttgaattgggagctacgaaagaaataaaatcaacccTAGAAATATTTAACTGCTGCAgccttcattttcttctctgcCGAATTGCGTCTgcactatttttttcttcctgGCGGCTGCCCTTCTTTCAAAAGCCAAAGGCTTGCTTATATAGTCTTCAAAATGGGCCTCAccttgtcaattctaaagCCGAAAGGCtttgcattttatttgttttgcttcACTCACGTGCTGGGCACTTAGAATTGCAATATGATTCCTTTTTTCCATTTATGAAACCCAAGTACGGGTCCCTTTTTAAAgctaaaatcaatttctctcATTTGTCTGCATGTGCATGATGAATTAACTTGTTGAATTCAGTTCCTTGGCTTGATTTCCACATGCATGTATGTCTAATTGcttccaaaaatcaattaatctttaatgctTCCAAAATTAAGCTCTTTTATGCCctttttatccataatctcAAAGTaattccctattcaataaaaaaaataagaaataaaaataactaataaatatataataaaagggtaaaatatgtatacaAATTATGTTCATCACAAGATAAGTAAAACTCCTAAAATCACTTCTCCCTAGATCCAAACTCCTTCTAGTAACCTCACTTCTTCCATTCTTTCTAAAGCTCCACGGAAAGTAAAAACATGCAATACACCTCGATTACGAATTTATTATGTTTAGCTAGGTTTCTTACCTTGCCCAAAATTTAGTTAAAACGacacattcttttttttttataaaaaatgagaatagGCAGCCATAATTAAGTTCATGGCTTAGTCGTTAGATTACTATTTTTGTGGGCATAATAAATTGGTCATTTGGAAGAGCGTttagaataagaataaatattttagtatttttttttactttaaattacaatacaaagcattgcattttttattttttatttaaagtttgacTAATTctgtgatttattaaatcctaataattctaataataatgatattgaGATTTATTCGTCCAATTAAATAGGATCTTAATTACTGTGTTATACTACAAC
It contains:
- the LOC127898591 gene encoding probable pectate lyase 19 isoform X2; protein product: MELARLKLIFLFSFIILIPCLSAIAEADEVWRRRAEEAMQTTEQYYDPDPVAVASNLNMKVQDLSKQTAARRGLLNAESGQCEATNPIDKCWRCKENWAEDRQALAGCALGFGSKATGGKGGKIYEVTDSSDNNMENPKVGTLRHAVIQKEPLWIIFAKDMNIKLQQELVVQGNKTIDGRGANVHIANGAGIRLQFVQNVIIHGIHIHNISPASGGMIRDSVDHVGNRGPSDGDAVSVFGSSNIWLDHLTLSKAQDGLIDAIQGSTAITISNCHLSNHDKAILLGATDTFTEDKKMQVTVAFNRFDKGLVQRMPCIRFGFAHVVNNDYNQWEMYAIGGLKGPTILSQGNRFFASDNKNAKEVTKRMDCSPEEGNGWIWRSEGDVFLNGAYFNASGDPKKQIKYELNDVIKPAPGTEVQRITKFAGALVCKPGQQC
- the LOC127898591 gene encoding probable pectate lyase 19 isoform X5 is translated as MELARLKLIFLFSFIILIPCLSAIAEADEVWRRRAEEAMQTTEQYYDPDPVAVASNLNMKVQDLSKQTAARRGLLNAESGQCEATNPIDKCWRCKENWAEDRQALAGCALGFGSKATGGKGGKIYEVTDSSDNNMENPKVGTLRHAVIQKEPLWIIFAKDMNIKLQQELVVQGNKTIDGRGANVHIANGAGIRLQFVQNVIIHGIHIHNISPASGGMIRDSVDHVGNRGPSDGDAVSVFGSSNIWLDHLTLSKAQDGLIDAIQGSTAITISNCHLSNHDKAILLGATDTFTEDKKMQVTVAFNRFDKGLVQRMPCIRFGFAHVVNNDYNQWEMYAIGGLKGPTILSQGNRFFASDNKNAKEVTKRMDCSPEEGNGWIWRSEGDVFLNGAYFNASGDPKKQIKYELNDVIKPAPGTEVQRITKFAGALVCKPGQQC